Proteins from one Bdellovibrio svalbardensis genomic window:
- a CDS encoding substrate-binding periplasmic protein: MRTILFVSFLFFSQLAFAKIKVRITTGEWPPYISNSLDNKGLLAQITTEAFAQKDVAVQLGFFPWARTNELSKSGEWDGTIAYARLKEREKYYLFSDPIYVGRYVLFYLKTHPFNWTQYSDLKNIPMASTRGFGGMGDRFIQAEKDGLIKVERLTSDIQSFNMLRTGRVQAVPSDLEVGYVLLQKIYGKDVQLFAHHPLAIQVSEYHLVISKKVKDPQNLIDTFNDGLKKLRHSGRYNEIIRSWYAKPIYQNAVPSHYLTVPK, from the coding sequence ATGAGAACTATTTTATTTGTGAGCTTTCTGTTTTTTTCACAGCTGGCTTTTGCTAAAATTAAAGTTCGAATTACAACGGGCGAATGGCCGCCATATATTTCTAATTCTCTCGACAATAAAGGTCTTCTTGCGCAAATCACAACAGAAGCATTTGCTCAGAAAGACGTCGCAGTTCAGCTCGGTTTCTTCCCGTGGGCTCGCACCAATGAGCTTTCTAAATCAGGCGAATGGGATGGCACCATTGCCTATGCACGCCTGAAAGAAAGAGAAAAATATTATCTCTTCAGCGATCCCATTTACGTCGGTCGATATGTATTATTTTATTTGAAAACTCATCCCTTTAACTGGACCCAATACTCGGATCTTAAAAATATCCCAATGGCTTCAACTCGCGGTTTTGGCGGAATGGGCGATAGATTTATCCAGGCAGAAAAAGATGGCCTCATCAAAGTCGAAAGACTCACTTCCGATATACAAAGTTTTAACATGCTTCGCACCGGCAGAGTGCAAGCAGTACCTAGTGATTTAGAAGTGGGGTATGTACTTCTTCAAAAAATTTATGGTAAAGATGTACAACTATTTGCCCACCATCCTCTGGCGATTCAAGTATCAGAATATCATTTGGTTATATCAAAAAAAGTCAAAGATCCTCAGAATCTGATCGACACCTTCAACGATGGCCTTAAGAAGCTTCGTCACTCAGGTCGTTACAATGAGATCATAAGAAGCTGGTATGCAAAGCCCATCTATCAAAATGCAGTACCAAGTCATTATCTAACAGTGCCGAAATAA
- a CDS encoding YbhB/YbcL family Raf kinase inhibitor-like protein — protein sequence MVSAAFTLESPSFKNNQEIPAQYTCEGENISPPLSWSNPPKGTKSFAIIVDDPDAPDPQAPKTTWVHWVLFNIPESMTSLPEGIHDLPQQTHQGLNDWKAQGYRGPCPPIGKHHYHHKLYALDTVLPELGRPTKADLERSMRGHILAQTELVGTYLKKK from the coding sequence ATGGTTTCCGCTGCATTCACACTTGAATCCCCATCCTTTAAAAATAATCAAGAGATCCCCGCACAATACACCTGTGAGGGAGAAAATATTTCTCCACCGTTGAGTTGGTCGAATCCCCCCAAGGGTACAAAAAGTTTTGCCATCATTGTCGATGATCCCGATGCGCCAGATCCACAGGCTCCCAAGACCACATGGGTGCATTGGGTGCTCTTTAATATTCCTGAGTCGATGACGTCTTTGCCTGAAGGAATTCATGATCTGCCCCAGCAAACGCATCAAGGACTGAACGATTGGAAAGCGCAGGGATACCGTGGTCCCTGTCCTCCGATTGGGAAGCATCACTATCACCATAAACTCTATGCCTTGGATACTGTGCTGCCAGAGCTAGGTCGGCCCACAAAAGCGGATCTTGAAAGATCCATGAGGGGGCATATTCTTGCACAGACCGAACTTGTTGGAACCTATTTGAAGAAAAAGTAA